The genome window TAAGCGCAACAGCAAGAAAATTAGGTATAATCATTTGGAATATGATTGTAAAAAACACCTCCTACTATAATCCGGAAAATTACTTATATTTAGACGAAAAAAGAAAACTAGCGGTACAAAGAAGAATACAAAAACAAATGGAAAAACATCAATTCAAAGTCGATGATTTTAACTTTGTAACAATTTAGTTTTTAGATATTTACAAAAACGTTAGTTAGAATAACATACGAAATGAGAGAAAATTCAGTCTTAAGTAGAATGTTTTGTATATTATTATCTTCTCTTTTTTTGATTAGTTGTGAAAATTCAACTCAAATAAAAGAAATTGAAATATTAACTTATTTTGATAATGCAAGAGATTTTCAAACTTATTCGAGCATTAACAAAAATGGATTTGCAGAAACTTTATTCAAATCAGAAACATCTAAAAAAATTGATAATTGTCAAATGAGAATACGCAAAAGTTTATTAGATTCAATAATTGCAATTTGCAAAAATAAAAATGATGAAGATTTTATCTTTAAGAATTCAAAGCAAATACTATATTGTGGATTATCGAAAAATATAAGAATAACATATGAAAATAGAAAAACAATAACTTTTGCGTATCCATCTGCAAACAATGAAAACAAACAATTTTTTCTATTTCAATCTTTGTTAAAACAAATCCAAAATGATTCTTTAAAAGCAACACGTCTAAATTTAAATCAAATTGGAAAAATATGCACAAAACAAGAAGAATTTTCAAATATAATATTTAAAAAAGATTCAATATTTCTTATGAATTATTTGAAAAAATAGCGTAAAATTACTACTGCTAATCGAGTAGACGGATCCGCCCCTAAAGGAACGGTGTGCGCCTCTCACACCACCGAGCGTCACGTACTCGGCGGTTCGCAAAGAGATGGGTTGAGTTCGATGTAAACATCGGTTAAGGATTGATAGCCACGGTGTTTGAGGCGTTTCAAAGTGATGGTGGTACTCAAAATCGGACTCTGTACAATTGCCCAGCCCCCTTTTCTCGTTCGGCTAAATACATAGGCATGACATACCACAATGGCTTTATAAATTCGGGCTCTGGATTATTGCAGGAATTTTTACATTGCGGGCAATTGGAGATTTTAATTATGTTGGTTTTTTCAAAAAAATCAAGCTGGCCAAATTTGGCAAAAATGACACAAAATATTTTTCTCCTTTATGTCTGATAATTGGAATACTGACACTAATTTTAGAATTGATCAAATAAAAAACAGCCAAGATTGGATTCAAAATTCAGATAATCTTATTATCTATCGCAAAAGAAAGTGCTTCGGTAAAATTTTTAACATCAAAAATTTCAAAAATCTTTCTTCGGTAATATTTTATCGTATCGGGTGAAACAAACATTTTTTCGGCAATCTGGTTTATCGTTAATCCTTGGGCATACAAACGAAGTACTTCCAGTTCTTTGTCTTTAAGTTTCGATTTGTCTTTTACAATCCAGACTTCGTTTGATAAATCCAATTCCCAAAAAACTGCCGAGCCTTCTTTGTTTATAATAACATTCCCAGCATTTTTATTATGAGAAACCGACACTAAACACAATGATTTCCAAACTGCCCCTTTTTGATCAAGAAAAAGCGGTGTCAATTTATGGTTAATGAGAATTGGTTTATTGTATTTCCCTTTTAAATGAAAGTCATACGAAATACTGTATAATTTTCGCTCCTCATTATTTGGCAGTTTATCATAAAAATCAAATCCAGCATTGTTGATTGTGTTCAATAACGCTAAATCCTCTTTGTAAACATTTTTAAAATAAAATTCATACCCCATTTCAAGTACTTCTTCGGATGAATAACCGCATAAAAACAAAGGAGTATCTGAAACATATTCGAATTTCATTTTCTCATAATCGATCACATAAACACTTTGATACGTTATTTTTGCAAAAGATTTTACCACTTCCAAATAATTGCTCAGCTGAAGTTTGTCTTCATCAGTGACTGCTTTTATTTTGTTTCTGTTGAGCAATGAGTGTTTTTCATTTTCCATTTTATAAAAGTAGTAAAAACTACACAAAAGTGTAAAATGAAATTAAAAACGATTCGCTTTTTTTGCTTGGAACTTTCACTTTTTTGGATAAAGAAAATCTTCATCCGAATCCGATTTAAAATAATTACCTGATAATTAAAAACAAAATGACCTGTAAAAACTGCAATAGCGAGATAAATCACAACTTTTGTCCAAACTGCGGACAGCCGTCAAAACTAAAAAGAATTGATGCACATTATATTAGCCACGAAATTGAGCACGTTTTACATTTTGACCGCGGTATTTTATTCACCATCAAAGAACTTTTTTTAAATCCAGGACAAAATATCAGAAACTATATTTCCGAAAACCGAAGCCGTCTGGTTAAACCGGTTATCTTCATAATTTTAACATCCTTAATTTATACGCTCATAAGCCATTTTTTTCACATTGAAGATGAATATATTAAATACGAAGGTTTAGATAAATCTGCATTTGTCAAAATTTTAGGCTGGCTTCAGGCAAATTATGGATATATGAATATTTTGACTGGCACATTCATTGCAATTTGGCTAAAAGTGTTCTTCAAAAAGTATGGTTATAACTTTTTTGAACTACTCATAATGTTATGTTTTACAATGGGAATTTCTATGCTGATTTTTGCTTTTTTTGCCATTATAGAAGGCGTTTTTCATTTTAAATTATTGAGCCTCGCAGGAATGATTGGCATGATTTATTTAGTATGGGCAACAGGCAATTTCTTCGAAGAAAATAAGATAACTAATTATTCCAAAGCATTAATCAGTTATTTATTGGGAATGATAACATTCTTTATTCTTACATTAGCAATAGGAATATCAATTGACTTACTAACAAAACATTAAAACCATGGAAAATAAAAAAATACCGTCATTTGCATTTGCCATAGTAGCAATTATTTTAGGATCGGCATTGTTCAAGCATTTTAATTTTGAAGATATGAGTTTTCAAAAACCGCTGTTAGACGCACTATACTTAATAATTTTTGTATTCTCAATTTACGCTCTGATCAAAAGCCGCAAAAACCGAACTGAGAAATAAAAAATAGTTATAAACAGCAAATCATTGAAACGGATATACTAAATGCGATTGCTTCGTTCCTCGCAAATAACTTACACAACTCAATAAAAAATTCATTTCAATACCAAATTCTAAATTCCTAATTTCGCCTTCAAATTAAGAAGAGAAAAATGAAGGTCTGTATTGCCGAGAAACCAAGTGTAGCACGCGAAATTGCATCCGTTTTGGGTGCCAATACCAAGCACGATGGCTATTACGAAGGCAATGGTTATGCGGTGACCTACACTTTCGGGCATTTATGCACCTTAAAAGAACCGCATGATTACAAACCCAACTGGAAAAGCTGGGATCTAAACAATCTGCCGATGCTTCCTGAAAAATTCGAAACCAAGGTGGTGCAGAATTCGGGAATCCAAAAACAGTTCAAAATCATAAAAAGTCTGTTTGACAAAGCCGAAGTGGTCATCAACTGCGGGGATGCCGGACAGGAAGGAGAACTCATTCAGCGCTGGGTGATGAACGAAGCGCAATACAAAGGCGAGATACAGCGCCTTTGGATTTCGTCCCTAACCACAGAAGCCATAAAAGAGGGTTTCGAAAACCTGAAACCATCCGCCAATTACGACAATTTATACTATGCTGGATTTTCCAGAGCCATTGGTGACTGGTTATTGGGTATGAATGCCACTCGTTTGTACACTGTAAAACACGGCGGTTACAAACAAGTGTTATCTATCGGACGCGTACAAACACCTACGCTGGCAATGGTTGTGGACCGTTTTAAAGAAATCGAAAACTTTAAGCCACAGCCCTACTGGGAACTGCAGACCTTATACCGAGAAACACTTTTCAGTTATGAAGAGGGCCGTTTTCTAAAAAAGGAAGATGGAGAAATTCTGGCCGAAAAAGTTAAGGAAAGTGATTTCGAAATTGTTTCTGTCGAAAAAAAGAATGGTAACGAATATGCTCCAAAGCTTTTTGATTTAACGGGTTTGCAGGTATACTGCAACCAGAAGTTTGGTTTTTCGGCAGAAGAAACACTCAAGATTGCGCAGACTTTATACGAACAAAAAGTAATTACGTATCCAAGAGTTGACACGACTTTTCTGCCAAATGACATTTACCCAAAAGTACCAGGAATTCTAAAAAATCTGACGAATTACAGTCAATTAACTCAGTCGGTTTTAGAAAAAAAAATAAAAAAATCTCCGAAGGTTTTCAACGACAAAAAAGTAACAGACCACCATGCAATTATTCCAACGGGAGTGCAAAACAATCTGCCGTACAACCAGCAGCAGGTTTATGATATTATTGTGAAGCGTTTTATCGCTGTGTTTTATGACGATTGCTTGGTTGCCAATACGACTGTAATTGGGAAAGCGGCCGATGTTACTTTTAAAGCCACCGGAAAAGAAATCTTGAAAAAAGGGTTTCGCGTAGTTTTCGAAGATCCGAATGCCAAAGAAAAAGAAGCCGATATATTACCAAGTTTTACTGTGGGGGAAAAAGGTCCGCACCAGCCATCCTTTCTGCAGAAAGAGACCAAACCGCCCAATCAGTTTACCGAAGCTACTTTACTGCGCGCCATGGAAACAGCGGGCAAACAGGTAGATGATGAAGACCTGCGAGAACTGATGAAAGAAAACGGAATTGGCCGTCCGTCAACTCGGGCAAACATTATTGAAACGCTTTTTAAACGCCAGTATATTGTCCGGAACAAAAAACAGGTACTACCTACCCCAACCGGAATTCAGCTGATTGAAACCATTCAGAATGAATTAATAAAATCGGCAGAACTTACCGGTTCTTGGGAAAAGCAGCTGAAAGATATTGAAAAAGGCGAATTTACTGCTGGTGCATTTATCAAAAACATGAAAAACATGGTCGAAGCTCTGATCTATGAAGTGCGGAGCGAGACCAGACGCGCCAATATTTCACATGCTGCAGCGGTTCATAAACCAGCTGTAAAAGCCGAAAAAAAGAAAGCCGATGGAATTTTGGCGGAAGCCTGCCCAAAATGCCAGAAAGGAAATATCCTAAAAGGGAAATCGGCCTACGGATGCAGTGAATACAAATCGGGCTGTGATTTTGTGATGCCGTATGTCTTTGAAGGTAAAAAAATTTCCGAAAACCAATATTTACGGTTGGTCCAAAAAGGATCAACTGTAAATATAAAAGGCTTCAAATTAGATTCTGAAACCGTTGAAGGCTTAATCCGTTTTGAAGAAAATTATAAACTTAAATTAGAACCAAAGAAAACGGAACCAAAAGCTAAAACAGCATCCGATTCAGATTCATTGACCTGCCCAAAATGTAAAAAAGGAACTATTCTGAAAGGAAAAACCGCTTATGGCTGTGGTGAGTACAAATCCGGCTGTGATTTTAAAGTAACTTTTGACGAAGTCAGAGCAAAACTAAAAGATCAAAAACCAACGAAAGAATTGGTTTACGACATTTTAACGAAAAGTGTTTAGATTTATTTAACCGCAAGGAACGCAAAGGAAGCGCAAGGAACGCAAAGCTTTGCGAACTTAGCATAATTCTTTGTACCCTTTGCGGTTTAGAACGCAAACTATTTTTCATAAATTAGCATATCCAAAATAACACCTAAACACTCACAATATGTTTCAAAAAGCAACTCTAACACTTCTTTTATTAGCCATTGTTTCCTGCAAGAACTCTGAAACTGCAGAGAAAGACCAAATAAAATCTGCCAATTGGTTATTAGGGAAATGGGAATCCAAAATCGATGACGGCGATCTTTCAGAAAACTGGAAACAAGTCAATGACAGTACTTTTCAAGGAGAATCATTTTTCATTAAAGGAAAAGACACCTTGCATTTTGAGTCCATAACACTGCAGCAAAAAGGAGAAGAATTATTTTATAACGCCACTGTAAAGGGACAGAACGAAAACAAAGCAGTTCCTTTTAGACTAACGTCCAAAACTGAAAAACAATTGGTTTTTGAAAATCCAAAACACGATTATCCTCAAAAAATCATTTATACACAAATAAGCAAAGACAGTCTTGTTGCTTCCATTTCGGGAGTCCAATTAGGCAAACCAAGCGCAGAAAAATTCGGAATGAAAAAGGCTGAGTCAGAAAAATAACAGTCTTAATTTTACAAAAAAAGAAACCTTACCTCAAAAAGTAAGGTTTTTTTGTTTTATAAACACACGTAAATCACATACTTATCTTTTTTATTTGTAATTAATCTAAATAAACATTGTTAAATTAAGTATAATTTTTACATTTGCGCTGTTATTTTAAATTAATCTAAATAAAAATGAAGAATGTAATTTTAATCTCCACCATTATGCTTTTTTCAATAGCTGGTTATTCCCAGCAAACTGCTAAAGACAGCATAAGTAAGTTAAATGAAGTACACATCACCAACAAGTACAAATACAAAAGAGAAAAAAGCACTACCGTTTCCAAAATGCCTCTAAAGGATATTGAAAACCCACAAGTTTACAACACCGTTACAAGTGAATTATTGAAAGAACAAGTGGTTACAAACCTTAACGATGCTCTTAAAAATGCAACAGGTATTACCCGTCTCTGGGAATCTACAGGCCGTGGTACTGATGGCGCTGAGTATTTTAGCATGAGAGGTTTTGCAGTACAGCCTACAATGACAAATGGATTGCCAGCTGTAACAAATGCAACAGTAGATCCTATAAATGTTGATAATATTGAAGTAATGAAAGGACCGTCTGGAACTTTATACGGAAGCAGCTTAATCTCTTACGGCGGGCTGATTAATATTGTAACAAAAAAACCATATGATTTTTTTGGAGGTGAAATAAGTTACACTTCGGGAACTTATGGGCTTGACAGAGTTACGACAGATATAAATGCTCCCTTAGGCCAAGGATTTTCTGTTCGCCTTAATGCCGCTTATCAAAATGAGAATTCATTCCAGGATGCAGGATTCAGTAAATCTTTTTTCTTTGCTCCTTCTTTGAGTTATAAAGTAAATGACAAATTATCATTCTTAGTAAATACTGAATTTTCAAGCAGAAACTCAGCAAATGCTCCAATGGTTTTCTTAAATAGATATGTTCCTCTATCATTCCATTCTATGGATTTATTCGAACAAAATTATAAAAAATCATATACTTCAAATGATTTAACGATTAGCAACCCTTCATTTAATATGCAGACTCAGATGTTTTATAAAATATCTGACCAATGGACTTCGCAAACAGCTTTATCAAGAAGTACAACTAAATCTGAAGGTTATGGTTCTTATCTTTGGGATGGTGGAGATGGAGATCATTTTGGCAGATTCGTTAATGAAGCAAACAGCCAAACCAATACTACTGACATTCAGCAGAACTTTATTGGTGATTTCAAAATCGGTTCTCTAAGAAATCGAATAGTAGTTGGACTGGATTATTTTGGTTCAAAAATCCAAAGTGGAGGTTCTGGCTGGTTAGCCAATGGAGTAGTATCACTTAAAGACCAAACTGATACCGGAGATTTAACTCAAGGCGGTATTGACGGAATACTAAAAGGATCTTTTCAAGGAAATTCAACGGCCGAAACACAAGTTTTAAGTGCTTATGCTTCAGATGTTCTTAATGTAACAGATCGTCTTTCTGCAATGGTAAGTTTAAGAATTGATAATTTTAAATCTATTACAGGAGACGAATCAAATGATCAAACAGCATTGTCTCCTAAACTTGGAATAGTGTATCAAGTAATTGAAGATAAGGTTTCATTATTTGGAAACTATATGAATGGTTTTACTAATGTATTGCCAAAACAGATTACAATTGGCAGTGAAACAAGTGTGAGATCATTTGATCCTGAACATGCCAATCAATTTGAATTTGGATTAAAAACGAATTTATACAAAGACATCATTTCTGCAACAATAAGTTATTATGATATTGATGTAAAAGACAAAGTAATAACTGATCCTGTCACCTTTACTAACTTTATACAAGGCGGAGCCGTATATAGCAGAGGTTTTGAAGTTAGTCTTACTGCTAACCCAACCAAAGGTTTAAACTTAATTGCAGGTTTTAGCAACAACAAAAGTGAGATGACAAATGAAGTGTTTGAAGGCTCAGGATACTTAGACATGAGACCAGAAGAAGCAGGTCCAGAAACATTGATAAATTTTTGGGCAAATTATGCATTTCCTGAAGGCAGTTTAAAAGGATTTGCTCTTGGATTTGGAGGGAACTATGCTAGTGAATATGCAACTCTAAATAGGTCAAATATTGGGACATTCGAATTACCAAGTTACACTATACTAAACTCTGTACTTTCATACAACACCAGTAAATTCGGTATCTCTTTAAAAGCCAATAATCTTTTAAATGAAAAATATTATTCAGGCTGGTCAACAATAACGCCTCAACGTTTAAGAAGTGTATATGCTGGTTTAACTTATAAATTCTAGTATTAGAAATTAGCATTGATTTTTAATCAGACTCCTCATTTCGATGGGGAGTTTTTTAACGTATTGCGAATGAAAAGTAAGTTCAAAAAAACGATCGGAAAACTGCATTTATGGCTCGGACTATCAACGGGTCTCTTGGTATTTATCATTGCTATCACCGGCTGTCTGTATGTGTTTCAGGAAGAAATCACAAATTATCTTCGAAAAGATGCTATTTTTCATAAAGAACAAAATATAGCTTCCAAAAAAATACTTCCATTAAAAATTCTGGAAGATAAAGTAAACGCATTTACCAAGGAAAAATATCCTGTGCATTGGGCAAATATTCCAATGGATAAAAGCAGAAGTTATATTTTTTACTACTACGAACACAATACCGAAGCATGGAATTTCTTTGATGAATATGTAGTTTACAAATCCGTTTATGTAAATCCTTTTACAGGTAAAATTCTGGGTGTTTACGATGAAACTGCGGATTTTTTCAGCATTATTAAATCGTTACATTACAGCTTTTTGCTAAAATCCGAATGGGGAACCTATGTTACAGGCATACCGACATTGATATTCGTTTTTATGCTCATTTCAGGCATAATTCTTTGGTGGCCAAAAAACAAGAATGCCCGAAAACAGCGTTTTTCTTTTCAATGGAGTAAAGTAAAAAACTGGAAAAGAAAGAATTATGATCTGCACAACATTTTAGGATTTTATGCTTCTTCATTAGCTTTTGTGATAGCATTTACAGGATTATTTTATTCTTTCTTTTTTATCCAAGCCATTCTATATATTACATTTTCCGGCGGAAGTTTAGCCTATCCTGATTTTTCACATATTAAAACCAAAGCTCCTTTAGAAGCAAGAAATGACTACACTCTAGACAAAATCGGCAAAAAAGTCGAAGAATTATATCCAGATGCTTTTGCGTACAGTTTGGATTTTGGCCACGAGCACATTGATGATCACGAACATCCAAATTATTCCGTTTTTGTCAAACAATTGTCTTATTCGTATCATGTTAACCACAGTCTGATATTCGATGAAAACTCGGGCGAACTACTTCATGTTCATTCGCATAAAGATAAAAATTTAGGAGAGAAAGCAGTAGCAGCAAATTATGACATTCATGTTGGAGCAATTTTTGGATTTCCTGGAAAAATTTTAGCATTTATTCTTAGTTTAATCTGCGCTTCACTTCCTATAACTGGATTTTTGATTTGGTGGGGACGAAAGAAAAAGAAAAAAGAAACAAATCCTGTAATTGAATAGTAATTAAAACTTTCTGAAATACATCTCAGCATCAAAAAACGCAGTTGAGACTTGAACAATCCAGTTATTACAGACTGGATTTTTTTAGGACAAATTAAATTATTTTTATTAATTCTAAATAAAAATAATTTGCTTGAAATTAATAAAACACAGACTTATGATAAATAACTTTTAATTCTATACATCATGTTTGATTATACCATATTAATATTAGAGAAAGTGAGTTTTGATACGCTGCTCTTTTCAAAGGAATTACAAAAGGCAATCCATACTTTGACACCGTCAGATATTCAGAAATTAGAAAAATGGTTTATCGATTATTCTCAGTCACATACAGAATTAGACCAATTCAAAACTTATTTTTTGAATTAAATTTTTTCAGCTAAATAAAAATTAAATAAAATCTAAATTATAATGAACAATTCAAAACTTCGAATAAAACATTTAATTCTTGTAATCTGCTTACTTCTCTTTTCGGCTGTTAGTCTTTTCGCTCAGCAGAATCACGGAAAAATAAAAGGAATCATAACTACCTCAGACGGACAGCCAGCCAGCGATGTAAATGTGGTTCTAAAAGATTCAAAATACTTTACGATTACCAATGAAACGGGTAATTTCGAATTTAACAGAGTAAAAACAGATACTTATACACTGCAGGTTTCGTTAACGGGTTACGAATCCATTGAAAAAGAAGTAACCATTACAGAACATGAAACAGCTGCACTTAATTTACAGCTGAAAGTTTCCAACAAAGAATTGCAGGAAGTTACCATCAACAGCAGAAAAAGCAGAGTTTCTAAAAAAACAGATTACGTTGCCAGAATGCCTCTGAAAAATCTGGAAAATCCACAGGTTTATAATCTGATACCCAAAGAACTTTTCCAAGAACAAATTGCTGTTGATATTGCCGGTGCCATGAGGAATGCGCCTGGTGTAGTACCGCTTAATTATCCTTCCGGCGGATTTGCGCTTATAATGAGAGGCTTTACTGTTGGTATTAACTCGCGAAATGGTATGGAAACATTATCAGGACGCTCTTCTGTAGGCATTGCCAATGTTGAACGCATTGAAGTTCTAAAAGGCCCTTCTGGAACTTTATTCGGGTCTTCGGCATCATCTTTTGGAGGTGTAGTCAATTTGGTTACCAAAAAACCTTTTGAAACTGCGTCAACAGAAATAGCATACACTGGAGGAAGTTTTGGTCTAAATCAGCTTACAGCCGACATAAATACACCGCTTACAAAAGAAAAAAATGTACTTTTTAGACTAAATGTCGGGGTTAATAAAGAAAAAAGCTTTTTGGATTATGGGTTTAATAACAGCCTGTCCTTCACTCCCAGCCTTACTTTTAAAGCAACAGAAAAACTTACTTTTAATGTTGATGCCGAATTATACAATGTTAAAAGTACTAAGCCTTTATACCCAAGTGCAGTAGCTGCATCTGGCATAACAAATCCTGAGGATGTAAAATTGGATTACAAAAAATCACTGGTTCATGAAGATGCTGATGCCAAATCATCTGCTTCAAAAGCATTTGTTCAGGCAGAATATCAGATAGCTGACCATTGGAAATCGACAACTTTATTTTCTTATGTAAGCGAAAACGTAGAATACAGTTATCAGGTTCTGCCAACATGGACTTCGCCGACAGTTGTTACTGCACGTGCAACCGTTTTTGGACCAATATCAAGTAATTATACCAATATTCAGGAAAATATAAATGGTGAGTTCGAAACCGGAATCCTTAAACATAAATTTTTAGCTGGTTTCAATTACAGATACTATAGCGATACTTTTTCGTCAACGCCAACTTCGGCAGTAATCAGAACGATTGATGTAACTACAAATTTTGCTCCAATCAGAAAAAAAGAAATCGATGCCTTGCTAGGAATTCCAGCAATAAGAGCTGGAAGAAACGAATATACTGCCAGCGGTTATGTTTCGGATGTAATAAGTTATGCTGACAGAATCTCGGTAATGCTGAGCCTTCGTTTAGATAATTTTGACCGTAAAGAAAGCGGTACCACACCAGCGTACAATCAAAATTCATTATCTCCAAAATTAGGCGTAGTTTATCAGGTTATTAAAAATCAGCTCTCAATATTCGGAAATTATATGAACGGTTTCCAAAACTTAGCACCAGTAAATCAGCCAAACGGTGAGCAGTTAATATTAGATCCTCTTTATGCAAATCAATACGAAGGAGGTATAAAAGCAGAACTTTTCAATAGAAAACTAAGCACCACTGTTAGTTATTATAATATTACAAATGACAATGCTGTAATGAGATATACTGATTTGACATACGAACAAGGCGGAAAGCAGGTAAGCAAAGGATATGAATTTGAACTGATTGCAAACCCAATTCCTGGTTTAGACATTATAGCAGGCTATGGATATAATGACAACCGCATTGTAAAATCCACCACTTTTCAAGGCAATAAAGCAGCCGATGCTCCTGAAAATATGGTAAACTTTTGGGCTTCTTATAAATCGCAGAGTATTTTAAAAGGTTTAGGTATTGGTTTTGGCGCCAATTATGTGGATGAAAGTTTCATGGCAACCAGCAATACCTTTTACATTCCGTCATATACCATTTTCAACGGTACCGTTTTTTATGAACAGCCTGCGTGGAGAATCGGAATTAAACTGAATAATCTAACGAATGAAAAATACTGGAGTACTTGGGGAGCACCGCAGGCTCCTACGAACTTTTTAGCAAACTTAACATTCAAGTTTTAAACCGATTAAATTTTATAAAACACCTCAATCTATTAAGCTATGAGGTGTTTTTACTTTTAAAATAAAAAAGCTATTCATATAAGCAATGAAAATTAAAAAAACCATAGGAAAAATACATTTATGGCTGGGTCTGGCTTCAGGTCTTATCGTAATTATTTTGGGAATCACAGGCTGTTTGTATGTTTTTGAAGAAGAATTACGGCCTCTTGTTCACAAACATTATCATGTAGATGAAGTAAAAAAAACACCACTGCCCTTCAGTAAACTGTTAGCAATAGCAGAAACCCAATCTGAAAATCCAATTTCCGGATGCAAAATTTATAACAATAAAGACCGCACCGTTGCTTTTTGGAGTTTTAATAAATTAGAAAATAACAGCATTTGGTACTGGGACGATTACGACAGACTGTACATCTACATAGACCCGTACACAGGAAAGGTTGAAAAGCTAGAAGACTATAATTTTGAGTTTTTTTTCGTGGTTAGAATGCTGCATCAGACTCTTTTTTTAAAACATGACATTGGCGATCCTATCGTAGGCACAGCAACAATTCTGTTTGTAATTTCACTTATAACAGGCCTTATTCTCTGGTGGCCAAAAAACAAAAGCGCAGCTAAACAGCGTTTTTGGTTTCGATGGAAAGATACTACCAAATGGAAACGCAAAAATTATGACCTGCATAATATATTGGGCTATTATATGATGAT of Flavobacterium marginilacus contains these proteins:
- a CDS encoding DUF3995 domain-containing protein, with amino-acid sequence MRAIGDFNYVGFFKKIKLAKFGKNDTKYFSPLCLIIGILTLILELIK
- a CDS encoding response regulator transcription factor translates to MENEKHSLLNRNKIKAVTDEDKLQLSNYLEVVKSFAKITYQSVYVIDYEKMKFEYVSDTPLFLCGYSSEEVLEMGYEFYFKNVYKEDLALLNTINNAGFDFYDKLPNNEERKLYSISYDFHLKGKYNKPILINHKLTPLFLDQKGAVWKSLCLVSVSHNKNAGNVIINKEGSAVFWELDLSNEVWIVKDKSKLKDKELEVLRLYAQGLTINQIAEKMFVSPDTIKYYRRKIFEIFDVKNFTEALSFAIDNKII
- a CDS encoding DUF3667 domain-containing protein, yielding MTCKNCNSEINHNFCPNCGQPSKLKRIDAHYISHEIEHVLHFDRGILFTIKELFLNPGQNIRNYISENRSRLVKPVIFIILTSLIYTLISHFFHIEDEYIKYEGLDKSAFVKILGWLQANYGYMNILTGTFIAIWLKVFFKKYGYNFFELLIMLCFTMGISMLIFAFFAIIEGVFHFKLLSLAGMIGMIYLVWATGNFFEENKITNYSKALISYLLGMITFFILTLAIGISIDLLTKH
- a CDS encoding DNA topoisomerase 3 → MKVCIAEKPSVAREIASVLGANTKHDGYYEGNGYAVTYTFGHLCTLKEPHDYKPNWKSWDLNNLPMLPEKFETKVVQNSGIQKQFKIIKSLFDKAEVVINCGDAGQEGELIQRWVMNEAQYKGEIQRLWISSLTTEAIKEGFENLKPSANYDNLYYAGFSRAIGDWLLGMNATRLYTVKHGGYKQVLSIGRVQTPTLAMVVDRFKEIENFKPQPYWELQTLYRETLFSYEEGRFLKKEDGEILAEKVKESDFEIVSVEKKNGNEYAPKLFDLTGLQVYCNQKFGFSAEETLKIAQTLYEQKVITYPRVDTTFLPNDIYPKVPGILKNLTNYSQLTQSVLEKKIKKSPKVFNDKKVTDHHAIIPTGVQNNLPYNQQQVYDIIVKRFIAVFYDDCLVANTTVIGKAADVTFKATGKEILKKGFRVVFEDPNAKEKEADILPSFTVGEKGPHQPSFLQKETKPPNQFTEATLLRAMETAGKQVDDEDLRELMKENGIGRPSTRANIIETLFKRQYIVRNKKQVLPTPTGIQLIETIQNELIKSAELTGSWEKQLKDIEKGEFTAGAFIKNMKNMVEALIYEVRSETRRANISHAAAVHKPAVKAEKKKADGILAEACPKCQKGNILKGKSAYGCSEYKSGCDFVMPYVFEGKKISENQYLRLVQKGSTVNIKGFKLDSETVEGLIRFEENYKLKLEPKKTEPKAKTASDSDSLTCPKCKKGTILKGKTAYGCGEYKSGCDFKVTFDEVRAKLKDQKPTKELVYDILTKSV
- a CDS encoding DUF6265 family protein — protein: MFQKATLTLLLLAIVSCKNSETAEKDQIKSANWLLGKWESKIDDGDLSENWKQVNDSTFQGESFFIKGKDTLHFESITLQQKGEELFYNATVKGQNENKAVPFRLTSKTEKQLVFENPKHDYPQKIIYTQISKDSLVASISGVQLGKPSAEKFGMKKAESEK
- a CDS encoding TonB-dependent siderophore receptor, with the protein product MKNVILISTIMLFSIAGYSQQTAKDSISKLNEVHITNKYKYKREKSTTVSKMPLKDIENPQVYNTVTSELLKEQVVTNLNDALKNATGITRLWESTGRGTDGAEYFSMRGFAVQPTMTNGLPAVTNATVDPINVDNIEVMKGPSGTLYGSSLISYGGLINIVTKKPYDFFGGEISYTSGTYGLDRVTTDINAPLGQGFSVRLNAAYQNENSFQDAGFSKSFFFAPSLSYKVNDKLSFLVNTEFSSRNSANAPMVFLNRYVPLSFHSMDLFEQNYKKSYTSNDLTISNPSFNMQTQMFYKISDQWTSQTALSRSTTKSEGYGSYLWDGGDGDHFGRFVNEANSQTNTTDIQQNFIGDFKIGSLRNRIVVGLDYFGSKIQSGGSGWLANGVVSLKDQTDTGDLTQGGIDGILKGSFQGNSTAETQVLSAYASDVLNVTDRLSAMVSLRIDNFKSITGDESNDQTALSPKLGIVYQVIEDKVSLFGNYMNGFTNVLPKQITIGSETSVRSFDPEHANQFEFGLKTNLYKDIISATISYYDIDVKDKVITDPVTFTNFIQGGAVYSRGFEVSLTANPTKGLNLIAGFSNNKSEMTNEVFEGSGYLDMRPEEAGPETLINFWANYAFPEGSLKGFALGFGGNYASEYATLNRSNIGTFELPSYTILNSVLSYNTSKFGISLKANNLLNEKYYSGWSTITPQRLRSVYAGLTYKF